From the Quercus lobata isolate SW786 chromosome 6, ValleyOak3.0 Primary Assembly, whole genome shotgun sequence genome, one window contains:
- the LOC115949652 gene encoding uncharacterized protein LOC115949652 — protein sequence MSASGVSVSRNRGENRFYNPPHVRRQQLQQRQEQQQQQQQQQQRASSSTMTMVTSACCSSSSSSSSSSTTSSLSKSDCSVPDSSLGLSCSGETNLDRFLEHTTPVVTAQYLSKTSVRGWRTCEPAVLNPYFVLGDLWESFKEWSAYGAGVPLLLNGSDSVVQYYVPYLSGIQLYIDPSKPSSRQRRPGEESDSMSSRESSSDSSSDYGAERQASNVVNGSWNQPNIDANIQGLKRISLRNKTFAGSSSDESENCSPPGQLVFEYFEHDPPFSREPLADKIQVLASRFPKLRTYRSCDLSPSSWISVAWYPIYRIPTGPTLQNLDACFLTFHSLSTPFQITSTDGQHFRSSRLKEVRSADLSIKLSLPIFGLASYKFKVSVWNPNGVYECQKVNSLLRAADNWLRLLQVNHPDYRFFLSHNSQRR from the exons ATGTCAGCCTCCGGTGTGTCGGTTTCTCGTAACCGCGGAGAGAACCGGTTTTACAATCCGCCGCACGTGCGACGACAACAACTGCAACAGCGACAagaacagcaacagcaacagcagcagcagcagcagagGGCTTCGTCGTCGACGATGACGATGGTTACGAGTGCTTGTTGttcgtcttcgtcttcttcttcttcttcttcaacgaCCTCGTCTTTGTCGAAATCAGATTGTTCGGTTCCGGATTCAAGTTTGGGTTTGAGTTGTTCCGGTGAAACGAATTTGGATCGGTTCTTGGAACACACTACTCCGGTGGTCACAGCCCAGTATTTATCTAAG ACGAGCGTGAGGGGATGGAGAACTTGTGAGCCAGCTGTGTTGAATCCGTACTTCGTGCTTGGTGATCTATGGGAGTCCTTTAAGGAGTGGAGTGCATATGGAGCAGGTGTGCCCCTTTTGTTGAATGGGAGTGACTCAGTTGTTCAGTATTATGTGCCATATTTGTCTGGCATTCAGCTGTATATAGATCCATCAAAGCCCTCTTCACGACAAAG GAGGCCTGGTGAGGAGAGTGATTCTATGTCATCCAGAGAGTCAAGTAGTGACAGCAGCAGTGACTACGGAGCAGAAAGACAAGCTAGTAATGTGGTTAATGGGTCTTGGAATCAGCCAAACATTGATGCAAATATCCAGGGTTTGAAAAGAATTTCACTGAGAAATAAAACCTTTGCAGGTTCATCAAGTGATGAAAGTGAGAATTGCAGTCCTCCGGGTCAGCTTGTGTTCGAATACTTTGAACATGATCCACCATTTAGTCGTGAACCTTTGGCTGATAAG ATTCAAGTTCTTGCATCTCGGTTTCCAAAATTGAGGACATACAGGAGCTGTGATCTATCACCTTCAAGTTGGATTTCTGTGGCATG GTATCCAATATATAGGATACCCACAGGGCCGACACTGCAGAACCTGGATGCCTGCTTCTTAACCTTTCATTCTTTGTCGACACCGTTTCAaa TTACAAGCACTGATGGGCAGCATTTCCGTAGTTCAAGACTAAAAGAAGTTCGTAGTGCTGATTTGTCCATCAAGCTATCATTGCCCATCTTCGGGCTTGCTTCCTACAAGTTCAAAGTTTCTGTTTGGAATCCCAATGGAGTTTATGAATGTCAGAAAGTAAATTCACTGTTGCGAGCTGCTGACAACTGGCTCCGATTACTGCAAGTCAACCATCCAGATTATAGGTTTTTTCTGTCCCACAACTCACAACGGAGGTGA
- the LOC115995490 gene encoding protein DEHYDRATION-INDUCED 19 homolog 4-like, with protein sequence MDSDSWNTRRRFQSRSDLFLAHEEMEGDEESKAEFLCPFCAEDYDVVGLCCHIDEEHPVEVKNGVCPICAKRVGMDIVSHITMQHGSFLKVQRKRRFRRGGSNSTLSLLRRELREGNLQSLFGGSTCIVSSNTEPDPLLSSFIYNAPIVDEPVSVKPHSLVETSVVKESSKEDFLERNFQQLVLSDKDQEEKTRKSEFVQGLLLSTILDDGL encoded by the exons atggACTCCGATTCATGGAACACTCGTCGCCGTTTCCAGTCTCGATcgg ATCTGTTCCTTGCGCACGAAGAGATGGAAGGAGACGAGGAATCGAAGGCGGAGTTTCTGTGCCCCTTTTGCGCTGAGGATTACGACGTCGTTGGACTTTGTTGTCACATCGATGAGGAACACCCTGTTGAAGTCAAAAATGGg GTGTGTCCAATTTGTGCGAAGAGGGTTGGAATGGATATCGTTAGCCATATTACGATGCAACATGGGAGTTTTTTAAAG GTTCAGCGCAAGCGGAGATTCCGTAGAGGTGGTTCTAATTCTACATTGTCTTTATTGAGGAGAGAGTTAAGAGAAGGAAATTTGCAATCCCTTTTTGGAGGATCCACTTGCATTGTTTCCTCAAATACAGAACCTGATCCTTTGTTGtcatcatttatatataatgcACCTATAGTTGATGAACCTGTGAGTGTTAAGCCTCATTCTTTGGTGGAAACAAGCGTGGTAAAGGAGAGTTCAAAGGAGGATTTCTTGGAAAG GAATTTCCAACAGTTGGTGTTATCAGACAAGGACCAAGAGGAGAAGACTCGGAAGTCTGAGTTTGTCCAAGGACTTTTGCTGTCCACTATTCTCGATGATGGCTTGTGA